Proteins encoded within one genomic window of Amycolatopsis nigrescens CSC17Ta-90:
- a CDS encoding ABC transporter substrate-binding protein, with protein sequence MVRFTSSRRARAGAVVAAAAMVAVGPFAVPAQAQDAQAAKVLRVALVQEIDHLNPFTAGFASSTMIGRLAYEFLTLPSAEDATPSAGLAEKWDPSPDKLTWTYTLRQGVKWSDGKPVTAKDAAYTFNRIMTDEKAAEANGNFVANFETVTAPDDRTLVIKTKEPQASMSSLDVPIVPEHIWSGISDMADERSDTPEVVGVGDGPFLVTEYRKNEVVKLKANPDYWRGKAKVDEIQFIKYENAEAAVNALQNNEIDLVNRLTPTQFEALQGKDGIATNKAPGRRYREMLVNPGAQNVDRQPIGDGNPILKDVRVRKAIGKAVDSQTIVDKVVGGYGQPATGLIPPVFPEYHLDAADSQKPPFDLAAANRELDAAGYLKGQDGIRVAPDGKRLEFRLTGRASENFAQRAADYVVGWLGEAGIKVNKQLVSDNEVDEVTSAGLYDLAFSGYATNPDPDYTLSKQTCAKLPLASGSGSSASLFCDEEFDRLYGAQLAEIDVPKRAELAKQAQRRYNDQVPSVVLEYDNVLEAYRSDKFAGFPTQPSSGGPIMEQVGYWSYYGATPASEGGSAGGGSNTGMWIGIGVAVLIVLGGGGVFLAKRGKAAEDRE encoded by the coding sequence ATGGTGCGTTTCACCAGTAGTCGGCGTGCTCGGGCGGGGGCGGTGGTCGCCGCCGCGGCGATGGTCGCGGTCGGGCCGTTCGCCGTGCCCGCCCAGGCCCAGGATGCCCAGGCGGCCAAGGTGCTCCGGGTCGCACTGGTTCAGGAGATCGACCACCTCAACCCGTTCACCGCGGGCTTCGCCTCCAGCACGATGATCGGACGTCTGGCATATGAGTTCCTGACCCTGCCCTCGGCAGAGGACGCCACTCCGTCCGCAGGGCTGGCCGAGAAATGGGATCCCTCGCCGGACAAGCTGACCTGGACCTACACCCTCCGCCAGGGCGTGAAATGGTCCGATGGCAAGCCGGTGACGGCCAAGGACGCGGCCTACACGTTCAACCGGATCATGACCGACGAGAAGGCCGCCGAGGCCAACGGCAACTTCGTCGCCAACTTCGAGACGGTCACCGCGCCGGACGACCGGACCCTGGTGATCAAGACGAAGGAGCCGCAGGCGAGCATGAGCTCGCTGGACGTGCCGATCGTGCCGGAGCACATCTGGTCCGGCATTTCGGACATGGCGGACGAGCGGTCCGACACGCCCGAGGTGGTCGGCGTCGGGGACGGACCGTTCCTGGTCACCGAGTACCGCAAGAACGAAGTGGTCAAGCTCAAGGCGAACCCGGACTACTGGCGCGGCAAGGCCAAGGTCGACGAGATCCAGTTCATCAAGTACGAGAACGCCGAAGCCGCGGTGAACGCGCTGCAGAACAACGAGATCGACCTGGTCAACCGGCTCACCCCGACCCAGTTCGAGGCGCTGCAGGGCAAGGACGGCATCGCCACCAACAAGGCGCCGGGCCGCCGCTACCGCGAGATGCTGGTCAACCCCGGCGCGCAGAACGTGGACCGCCAGCCGATCGGTGACGGCAACCCGATCCTCAAGGACGTGCGGGTGCGCAAGGCGATCGGCAAGGCCGTCGACTCGCAGACCATTGTGGACAAGGTGGTCGGCGGTTACGGGCAGCCGGCGACCGGCCTGATCCCGCCGGTGTTCCCGGAGTACCACCTGGACGCGGCCGACTCGCAGAAGCCGCCGTTCGACTTGGCCGCGGCGAACCGCGAGCTGGACGCGGCCGGCTACCTGAAGGGCCAGGACGGCATCCGGGTCGCGCCGGACGGCAAGCGCCTTGAGTTCCGGCTGACCGGCCGGGCCAGCGAGAACTTCGCCCAGCGCGCCGCGGACTACGTAGTCGGCTGGCTCGGTGAGGCCGGCATCAAGGTGAACAAGCAGCTGGTGTCGGACAACGAGGTGGACGAGGTGACCTCGGCCGGGCTGTACGACCTGGCGTTCTCCGGCTACGCCACCAACCCGGACCCGGACTACACGCTGTCCAAGCAGACCTGCGCCAAGCTCCCGCTCGCCTCCGGCAGCGGTTCCAGCGCGTCGCTGTTCTGCGACGAGGAGTTCGACCGGCTCTACGGCGCGCAGCTCGCCGAAATCGACGTGCCAAAGCGGGCGGAGCTGGCCAAGCAGGCGCAGCGCCGGTACAACGACCAGGTGCCTTCGGTGGTGCTGGAGTACGACAACGTGCTGGAGGCCTACCGGTCGGACAAGTTCGCCGGCTTCCCAACGCAGCCCTCCTCCGGGGGGCCGATCATGGAGCAGGTCGGCTACTGGAGCTACTACGGTGCCACCCCCGCGTCCGAAGGCGGCTCCGCGGGCGGCGGGAGCAACACCGGCATGTGGATCGGCATCGGTGTCGCGGTCCTGATCGTGCTCGGTGGCGGCGGAGTGTTCCTGGCCAAGCGCGGCAAGGCCGCGGAAGATCGCGAGTAG
- a CDS encoding ABC transporter permease: protein MASAIEPESLPDPDERRGGTGTTRFVLTKLAEAVGSLVLVVVLGFLLFRMIPGDPVATMTRDRPTSPEQLAELRERFGVDKPILQQFVDYFGGLLRGDLGLSYVYQRPVADLIGERLWPTILLVGTATVLAVLLGVWLGVRSAWRRGSAFDKANTGIALTLWSMPQFWLGMLLLIATQGLFPSRGMRSADIPDGFFPQTLDVLHHLALPCLTLLAVIYAQYMLVMRSSLLGEMNAEYLVTARAKGLRDDLVRRRHAVPNALLPTMTLVFLQFGMVVSGTVTVETVFSWPGLGLLTFQALRGPDLPTLQGVFVVLAGAVVVMNLLAELLYRVLDPRVRAQ, encoded by the coding sequence ATGGCAAGCGCCATCGAACCGGAGTCGTTACCCGATCCGGACGAGCGGCGAGGCGGTACCGGCACCACCAGGTTCGTGCTCACCAAGCTGGCGGAGGCGGTTGGCAGCCTGGTCCTGGTCGTGGTGCTGGGTTTCCTGTTGTTCCGGATGATTCCCGGTGACCCGGTCGCGACCATGACCAGGGACCGGCCGACCAGCCCGGAGCAGCTGGCCGAGCTCCGCGAGCGGTTCGGCGTGGACAAGCCGATCCTGCAGCAGTTCGTCGACTACTTCGGCGGGCTGCTGCGGGGCGACCTCGGCCTGTCCTACGTCTACCAGCGGCCGGTCGCCGACCTGATCGGGGAGCGGTTGTGGCCGACGATCCTGCTGGTCGGCACCGCGACCGTGCTCGCGGTGCTGCTCGGCGTCTGGCTCGGGGTGCGCTCGGCGTGGCGGCGCGGCAGCGCCTTCGACAAGGCGAACACCGGTATCGCGCTGACCCTGTGGTCGATGCCGCAGTTCTGGCTCGGCATGCTGCTGCTGATCGCGACCCAGGGCCTGTTTCCGAGCCGGGGCATGCGGTCCGCGGACATCCCGGACGGGTTCTTCCCGCAGACGCTCGACGTGCTGCATCACCTGGCGCTGCCGTGCCTGACCCTGCTCGCGGTGATCTATGCCCAGTACATGCTGGTCATGCGGTCGTCGCTGCTCGGTGAGATGAACGCGGAGTACCTGGTCACCGCGCGCGCCAAGGGCCTGCGCGACGACCTGGTCCGGCGCCGGCACGCGGTGCCGAACGCGTTGCTGCCCACCATGACGCTGGTGTTCCTGCAGTTCGGCATGGTGGTGTCCGGCACGGTGACGGTGGAGACGGTGTTCTCCTGGCCGGGTCTCGGGCTGCTCACCTTCCAGGCCCTGCGCGGTCCGGACCTGCCGACCCTGCAGGGTGTTTTCGTGGTGCTGGCCGGCGCGGTGGTCGTGATGAACCTGCTCGCGGAGTTGCTCTACCGCGTGCTCGACCCGAGGGTGCGTGCGCAGTGA